The sequence below is a genomic window from Candidatus Cloacimonadota bacterium.
TAATCTCTTAGCTCTCTTTCCAAAGAGAGCTTTTTTTGTATCAACTTAATAGACAAATAATTCTGTAACCAGCAAAAATGTAATAATTCTTGACAATTTTAGCGGTTTATAAATGATACATATATCAAATCAATGATAAGGAGTGTTATTATGAAAAGTTTCCTGAAACTTATGACTATAGGTTTAATTTTGGCTACTTTGTTAATTGCTGCATGTTCAAGACCGCCACAACCTGTTTCTCAAGATCAGTATCAAACTGCTGTAAGAGAAGCAAGAGAGGCAGAAGCAACAGCCGACAGCAATCTTCAAGAGAAAAAAGATTTAGAGGCAGAGCTGGCTCGAAAAGAGGCAGAATTAAGATCTCTCAGAGATTATGAAAGAGAATTAGGTCTGTGATAGGGGAGGTAAAGATGAAACATATAATAATAATCACACTCGCAGCTTTATTACTGTTACCTGTTTTGTTGTTTGGACAGTTTACTTACTTAAGTGAAGAAGAATATAGAAGTTTAAGTCGTAGTGAACGTCAGATCTACTCTGAAAACCTAGAACGAGAATATTTAAATCTTCAACAAAGAAAAGCTGATGCTATTGCAGCAAATGAGCAGTATTTAGTCGAAATAGCTGATTTGAGAGCTCGTATCGCTGCAATCGACAGTGAATATGAGATCGTATATAATAGAATTCTTGATGGTCTCGGTATTACCCGCGCTGATGTAGATGCGGCACGTATAAGATTAGAAGAATATAATCGCCGTGTTGATAATTGGAATAGAATGTCTGATACTGAGCTGTGGAATAATGCAACAGCAATCCGCCAGACTATTAATGAGTATGAAGAATTTAAGCAAACTAATGTAGCTAAAGCTCCAGATTTTCGTAACGATATAGTGGAACTTAACCGCAAAATAGTTAATCTAGAAGCTAATTTAGATAGAGTTAGACCGAAATACTATGAAGATTCCTATACGGTTGTTCGTGGTGACTATCTTGCTAAAATAGCTGGTTATAGCTTCATCTATGATGACTCTTCAAAATGGGGAATTATTTATCGTGCCAATCGTGACCAGATTACTGATCCTAATTTGATCTATGTCGATCAAGTTTTGAAAATACCTCGTGGTTTACCTGATACATGGAAAGTTTATCGTGGTGAGAGCTTATGGCGTATAGCTTCTTATCCAGAGGTTTACGGTAAAGGGATCGAATGGCCAAGAATATATCGAGAAAACAGAGATCAAATACAAGATCCTGATTTGATATACCCTAATCAGATATTCCGTATCCCCAGAGATTAAATTTTAAATGTAGATATTTTTTAAGAAGGAAGCCTCTATTATAGGGGCTTCCATTCTTTTATACCCCTATAAGAACGAGAGTAAAATATTGAAACACAGTTGGATCTTCATAATCCTTATTTGCTCAATTATCATCTCCTATCTGTTTTTTGTTTTGCACAGAAATAGTTATGATATATTGGGCTATAGCTATAAGGTCGGACAAATAGCTGATAGAGATGTCATCGCTCCCTTTACTTTTACCGTTTATAAAAGCGCAGAGACCAGAGCACAGGAGCAAGAGATAATAGACACTACCATAGAACCTATATATCGTATTTCTGATGAGATTAAGTACAATGTTATTCAAAGAGTTGATGTATTTATGGAAAGTTTAGCTCTTTTGGATCTCCAAGACTATACAAAAACAAATAACTATCTAAGTCGCCAGTTTGGATTTTCATTGACTCCGGAAATGCTCAATACTCTTACAGATCAGAACAAAAAACTACTGCTCTATGAACATCTTATTCAATCATTTAACAGAGTTATGGATATTGGGGTTTATGATGAAGAAGTCTCATTGCAAACCATCCAGTTGGTACGTAATGATGATGTGAGGAGGTATAGTTTAGATCGGCTCTATAGCCCGTCAGAAGTATCTGCACGAATAATAAATGATATGCCTGATCAACAACTCAAGATAATATTAGCACAAATTCTGCATTATTTTGTTGATTACAATATTGTCATTGATGTTGACAGAATGAACAGATTAAGACAGGAAGCTTATCAAGTTATTGATCCAGTATTAACAGAGGTTTTAGAAAATGAAGAGATCATCAGAAAAAACCGTAGAATAACCGAGACAGACCTCAGAAAACTCGATGCATTGTCTAATGCCTACCGAGAATATATACAAGAGAGCGAATTACCAGACATACTTCTATCAACAATAGCATATTTCTTACTATCTATGTTGTTGATTCTTTCCGGATATTTATTCTTTAGAGTTGCTATTAAGGAGCATTTTAAAGACATAAGACATACTACAATATATGCCATACTTATTTTGATAACCTGTCTATTCGCTTTCGTGGTTGCTATGTTTCCTGTATTACATATCTTGATATTTCCATTTAGCATGTCTGTATTTATCTTTGCCCTGATTTTCTCGCCGTTAGGCGGTTTTATTTTCAATATTGTTGCTTATTTCCTTATTCTACCCTTTTTCAATTGGAATATCATTGACACTTCAATCATATTTTTAGCAACTATGCTGATCATTGTTGTCATGACAAAGATGAAAGATAGCCACGATTTCATACCATTATCGATTTATATCATCTTTTCTTTCTTTATATCATTATCTGTAATTGCTTTGGTGACATCACTTTCGGGAGAAGAATTTCTGCTATTTTTTGTGTATGGTATCATATCTTGTGCGATTTCAATCACAGGGATGGTATTGATTTCTCCTATTATAGAGAAACGTCTTAATTTAGCAACAAAGATGATCTTGCTGGAGTTATTAGACACGAATAATCCAATTTTAAAACGTATGGCAATAGAAGCACCCGGTACTTTTCATCATTCCATAACTGTGGGTATCTTAGCGGAAAGTGCTGCTGAAGCAATTGGTGCAAATCCTTTATTGGCTAGGGTAGCTAGCTATTATCATGATATTGGAAAGTTAGAAAATCCATACATCTTTATCGAGAATAATAGTGATGCAACAAAAATACATGATGATATGGAGAGTTATGAAAGTGCTGCTAACATTAAGAACCATGTTTTAGAAGGTCTAAGTTTGGCTAAAAAAAACAGACTTCCGGAACAGGTTATAGATATTATCAAACAACATCATGGTGACAGCAAAGTAGCATATTTTTATAATAAAGCAAAGGAAAAGAATACCACTATTGAAGATGAAACGATCTATCGGTATTATGGTCCTAAACCTCAAACAAAAGAAGCTGCGTTGGTTATGATTGCCGATATTGTAGAATCAACAGCAAAATCACAAATGCATCAACATACTGAAGAATCACTTAAAAAGATTATTAATGATACGATCCAAAGATTGATCTTAGAAGAACAACTTTCAGAAACACCGATCACTTTAAGAGAGTTGGAAATAACTAAAAGCTATATGCTACCGATTATCATCGGTATATATAGAAAAAGAATTGAGTATCCGGAATATCAAACTAATCAATAAAACAACCTATTCTGTTGACAGAAAGGTCTTTATAAAGCTTTTGGATTCTATAGCTCAGTATGAGAAAGAATTAGAAGGTAAAGACATTGATGTATGTCTTGTTGGAGAAAGAGAAATTAAAAGTCTAAATAAAAGATTTTTTGGCAGGGATACTGTCACTGATGTTTTAACCTTTCACAGCGAATTTGCTTTACTACCCTATTTAGGTGAAATTGTGATAAACATAGAGAGTATCATGAAAGAAAGAGATTCAGGTAATCTAGAAGAATTGAATAGAGTTTTCATTCATGGGGTATTACATCTATTAGGTTTTGACCATATCAACACAGAAGCTGGCAAACAGATGTCCGATAAAGAAAGTTTTTTGTTAAAAAATCTAAATTAGGATCAGAGTTTTCATGTTTAGTGATTTAAATTATCTAAAAATACTTGGCTTTTTATTCCTCTCTGCCTACTTTTCAGGATCTGAGACAGCTTTTTTCTCTATTGGCAAGATTCAACAAAAGAAACTGGAAATGCAACATGATCATTCCTCCAATAGAACTTTACGTTTACTCAATAAACCAAGGCAACTTCTTATAACAATTCTATTGGGAAATACTATTGTAAATGTAGCTGCTTCTTCGATAGCAGCTGTCATCACTGTTACTTATGCTCAACATTTTTGGCCTGATAAGCAGATCCCTATCTGGATGCTCATACTATCAATGGTTATTATGACTATTTTGCTGGTTTTTTTTGGGGAGATTACTCCCAAGTTATTTGCTATCTCACATGCTGAAAGATTTGCTAAATATTCGGGCTTTTTCATAGAACTTCTTAAATACATTTTTTATCCTATCATTCAATTGTTAGTCATTATAAGTAAACTTTTTTCAATTAAAGTTGATCATTTCTCTGATGCTCATACTAATTTCACGACAGAAGATCTAAAAAATCTGCTCGATTCCAAATCACGATATCATCCCCTAAATGATAGTGAGAAGAAAATTATCTCGGGAATCTTTAAGTTCACTTCCACCGAAACAAAGAAAATCATGGTACCGAGGGTTGATATAAAGGGAGTTTCTATCGAAGAAAGCATCGAATCTATTAGTGAACAGATTATCAACTCCGGGTATTCCAGACTACCGGTGTATAATAAGAATATTGATGATATGGTCGGCATTATTTATGCTAAAGATATTATACTTAATCCTGATAATCAAACTATTGATAAGTTGCTCAGAAAACCGATATTTGTGACTGAAAATACTAAGATACAAACACTTTTAAATCTTTTCAGGGCAAGAAAGACTCATATGGCAATAGTAGTGGATGAGTATGGTGGGACTTCAGGTTTAATTACTCTGGAAGACATATTAGAAGAGCTCGTTGGAGAAATTGTCGATGAATACGATCAAGAGATCCCTCATCTAAATCGCCTATCCGAAAATGAGTTTCTTGCCAGCGGTATGTTAAATATTACAGATCTTAATGAGGAGTTGAATTTAAATATTGATGCCGACAAGTATGATAATCTAGCTGCTTTTCTGTATGACAAATTTAACAGGGTGCCAAATATAGAAGAAAAGATCGAATACAATGAACAGGCATTGTTTATTATTGCCAGTGTTAAAGGACAACGAATAGAATCAGTAAGGATTATTCTCTATAAAGATGAAGAGTTTGAGTTTTAAGACATTATTGCTCATAGTGCTTATTTTGAGTATCTCTGGTGGAGATTTGCTTTTTTCAGCAGATGAAGTCGTTGATACTAATATTCAATTCACTTTTGCTATACGTTATCTGGGTCTGAAAGTAGCAGATGTTCGGTTAAATGACACAAGAACCCAAAATGAAGGAAGAATCGACGTAATAGCAAAATCAGTTTCTTTAGGAAATATACTTTTTAAGATCAACAATAAATACTCTGTAGAATATCAAAGAGATTACATTCCTTATAGTTATAGTAAGTCAATCGAGCAAAAGAACTTTACTCAAGAAAAAACGACTCTTTGGTTTCCTCTGGAAAAGAGAATGGAAATTAAAGTTGATAATACATTAGCCAGCCATTTTCATTATGAGGAAGAGCAATTCCATGACTTCTTCTCAGCTCTGCTTTATATCAGAGATCATATTGTATCTAAAGAACCACAAGATATATATATATATGCTAATAGCAACTTTTGGGTTGCTCAAATCAGCAAATTAGGAGAGGATAAAATAGGTAAGAGAAATACTATCAAATATAGTATTAACTTTCAACAGAGTAGCAATAATCAGAAACAAAGAAGTGATGTCTTAACCAATAATATCATCAAAGAAGATAACACTCTATATCTCTGGTTTACCGATGATGATGAACGATTGCCTTTGCAAGCAGAATATGATACATCTCCCTTTTCAGTATTTTGGACTTTGGAGAGTTATGAGATTTCCTCACCCATTAGTTATCAGAATAGAAATTTCGAGTAATGCTTGAAGGTAATCAGAAAAAAAAATTCTTAACAATCCTGTTTGTTTTTTGGTGTGTAATTATTTTTCTACTCTCTGTAGTTCCTACTGATGAAACACCACTTTCCTCAATAACTTTTATAGATAAGATAGCACATTTCTTGCAGTATTTGATTTTTGCTTTGCTTTACTACTTTATGAGATCATACCAGCAAAGATCTGCTGAAAAAATCATCAGAGAGTTAATCTTTTTATCAATCATAATCTCAATAACAAACGAATTTATTCAAATCCCAATACCGGGAAGAGAATTTTGCTTGCTTGATATTGCAGCAAATTTTATCGGTTTCTTAGTAGTAATCATTTATCTTATTATGAGAACCAAAAAGAAAAAATGGCTAAGAAATGAAAGGAATGAGAAATAATTATATACCTTTGACAGACGTCTGGAAGTGGCGTTTTGTCGAAGAAACGATACACAGTGTAATGAGTTTTTTTAACTACAATGAAGCTAGACCACCCATTTTAATTTCGAATGATGTTATCAAAAAGATATACTATTCTTTTAGTGATAAAAAGGGATTGGATAATTTGATCAGTAAGCTGTATCAAATAGAATCCGAAGAGAAATTGAGTTTAAGACCAGATGGAACGGTAACCTATCTGAGTCAATACAAGAAGCTTTCTGATGATAGATCAATTAATAGAATTTACTACATAGGACCGATGTTCCACCGATCTAATAGCGAATCAGCTTCTGATGGGCAATTCCATCAATTCGGCGCTGAAGCCCTTGGAAGTAGTTCCTATATAATTGATGTAGAAGTTATTCGACTCGGTTTAAATATCTTTAAGAAATTTGGACTGACCGATGTTAAACTCGAGTTAAGTAGTTTCGGTTGTGAAGTATGCAGACCATCATATATCAAAGAGTTGACACATTACTGGAAAGGATTGGATAACAAGTTGTGTAAAAAATGTAGTACTGATTACACCCCCTACAAAATTGAAAGTGCTGATTGTAAAAATTGCCAAAACCTATGGGAAAAAAGCCCTTCGATTTTTGACTATTTATGTAAGGATTGCCAAGAAAACTTTGGATTAATAAAAAGAGCATTAGCAAATCTCATGATTACTTATACAATAAACCCTAAAATCAAGATGAATTTCGAATACTATAATCAGATAGTTTTTAGGTATCGCACGGTAAATAACAAAAAAAACCACTATATTGGTAGTGGTGGAAGATATGATTATTTAGCTAAAAGCATTACAGGGAAAGTATTACCAGCAATTGGGTTGTCGTCAAATACAGAAGAATTGATATCTTTGTTAGAAGAGAAAAAACTCTTTCCTGAGCAGACTAATTTATTCAAGGTTTATATCATGGCAACTCACCTGGATCTAGAAATAACTTTGCTGCAAATAGTACAAGAATTACACGATAATAACATTAAAGTTATTATTGGAACTACAGAGTCTAATTATCATAATCAATTAAAAGTTGCTCAGAATGATGGTTCTTCTTTGATGATTGTTATTGATAATGAGATGATTAGAGAAGGGAAAGCTACAATCTATAATCTTGTAAAGAATCACAAAGAAATCATCAATATAAGTGATATACTAAAAAATGTACTACGGCTTAAAAAAGCTCTAAGTAACGATGTTTATTAAGAGGAGAATCATATGAAAGCAATTCATACTTATGGAGCCCCAACTGCTATTGGTCCTTATTCTCAGGCAACTTTCAAAAAAGGGTTTTTATTTATATCAGGTCAGATTGGTATAGATCCAGCAACCGGACAACTTGGTAAATCTTTTGAAGCCCAAGCAGATCAAATATTCACAAGCTTAAGTAACATTCTTAATGCAGCTAACATGTCTTTTAGAAATGTTGTGAAAGTTACCATCTTTATCGAAGATTTAATGAATTTCGAATCTCTTAATAAAATTTATGCTCGAAATTTCAGTGAACCTTATCCTGCTAGAGAGACAGTACAAGTATCTCGCTTACCGCTTAATGCAGCTTTAGAAATATCACTAATTGCTTGTGATTTATAAGAGATTATTAGAAAATTTCTGATCCGGTTTTAACTGGTTTTCTTTCTTTTCAGAGTGATCACAATTTCATATTGATTAGGTGGTTTATCCCAAATCTCTTGAGATAAGTACTCTTTAGGGTTATCAATAATCTCTTGTTCTGACACTTCCTGTACTTTTTGGTCTTTATCAAGTACCCAATAATGTTTGACTTTTTTTGTATCAGTATCGGTAATCTTCTTTTTTGTCGGCATAAGTTCTCCTTTTATTTCATAATCTGGATAAGATTGGATATATTCGGACAGCATTTCATAAGAAACACTGTCCATATAGAGTTTACATCTATTAGGACAGTTTAGAGCACAAACAAAAATGCTCTCAAATCTCCTTGTTAGAGGACAAATCAAGTTAGTTTTTTTCTTTATCTGTTCTTCGGACATTAATCAGTTTATTTTATTAACTCAAGCTTTTTAAGAACCTCTTCAACCTTTTGCAGGTTTTCTGATTCTAAAAAGTATAATGGTAAACGAATCTCTCTTTCTATATATCCCATCAGGTGTAAAGCTTCCTTAACAGGTATAGGGTTTGTTTCGATGAATAGTACTTGGTTCAGTTCCAGTAAATCCAGATGTATTGCTTTCGCTTTTTCATAATCTCCTTTCAAGCAGAGATTGATCAATTTGCTCATCAGAGAGGGCACAATATTTGCTGTAACCGAGACCGTTCCTTTACCACCGCAACACATAATAGGAAGATTCAGCATATCTTCACCTGATAGTAGAGAAAAATCCTTTGGAGCGTATTTAATAATCTTGGTTATTTGAGCAATATTGCCACTGGCTTCTTTAATTGCGACTATTCGTTCACAATCTTCAGCCAGCCGGATTACAGTTTCTGCTGTTATATTAATACTGGTTCGTCCGGGTACATTATAGATAACCAATGGAATATCTGTCTCTTCGTAAACTTTTTTAAAGAAGTAATACATTCCTTTTTGAGTCGGTTTGTTATAATAAGGTGTGATAACAAGTGCATAATCAGCGCCTAACTGTTGTGCTTTCAATGTTTCAGCAATTGTCTTAGACAAATTATTTGTTCCCGTTCCAACCATGACAGGTATTTTACCAGCTAACTTTTGAATAACATATCTGACAAAATATTCCTTTTCGTCACCAGCTAAAGTGGGAGATTCTCCAGTAGTACCACTGAGTAATATTCCATCTGTTTTACTTTCTAAATGAAAATCGAGAAGACGATCAACTGCATTATAGTCGATATCGTTATTCTTAAAAGGGGTTACCAAAGCAACAATAGAACCTTGAAGCATTTTTCCTCCTATTATTTTTTATTGGAAAGAGAGTTGCCGCCAAGCTTCATATAATATGACGGCTACACTGTTAGCAAGGTTTAGTGATCTTATATCTTCAGTCATGGGGATCCTTATAGTTTGTTCCGGATACTTATGAATTAATTCTGATGGTAGTCCTTTTGTCTCAGGTCCGAACATAAACACATCTCCTCTTTCGTATTCAATATCTGTATGTATATACTTCCCTTTAGTTGTACAGAGGTATATATTTTGCGACTTGTACTTTTCAAAGAATAGTTCGATATTTTCGTGAAACTCCAGATTTAGTTTATCCCAATAGTCCAATCCGGCACGTTTCAGGTACTTATCAGTCAAAAAAAACTTAATCGGCTTTATCAAGTGAAGTTTAGCATTACAGCCGACACAAATTCTTCCTATATTACCAGTATTTGAAGGTATTTCTGGATTGAAAAGTGCAACATGAAAGTTTAATTGATCATTACTTCTATCCATCGCATTAACCATCTATCCATAAGTTGGGGACTAATATCCACCAAATCTAATTTATCATTTAATATCGTTTGCGGTATTGGTACTTCATTAAAAGAGGTCGGTAGTATAACATTCTTATTAACTGGAAACATCCATTGGGAAGTGGGAATGCTTTTCTGAAACTCTATCGTTAGCATAAAATCAATAAATCTCTTAGCTAATTCGAGATTAGGGGTGTCTTTAACAATGCCAGCACCTTCAATTTGCATAAAACCACCTTCCTGTGGAATAAAAGCTTTATAGCGATCAGTATTCTCAGTTTCAATATGATATGCTGGGCTCGTAGAATAACTAAGAACTATTGGGACTTCACCCGCTAACAACATGCTGTATGCTTCATCCCAAGAGGATGAGACAGTCAAAATGTTGTTCCTTATACTGCGCCAGAAATGTATATATCCATTTTCTCCAAAAGTAGCGATAGTCCACAATAATAATCCTAAACCGGGACTGGAAGTACGAGGATCTGAGATTACTATTTTATTCTTCCAGATACCATCCTGAATATTACCAAATGTTGCAGGAGGTTTATCAATTATATAAGAATCATAAACGAAGGCAAAATAACCATAGTCATAAGGTGTCAGGTGATTAGTCTTATCAAAATGAAAGATCTCCGGAATATTATTCATGTTTTCTGATCTATAAGGCATTAGCACCTTCTCGTGCAAAACTCTGCCTAACATTATGTTATCCAACCCTATAACGATATCAGCTTGAGGGTTATTCTTTTCCATAATAAGGCGATTCAAGATATTACCAGCATCTCCGACACTTTCAACTATAACTTTTGATCCTGTTTTTTCTTCGAACAATGGAATGGTTGCATCTGCTAATCCCCAAGTTACAAAACTATCGTAAGTATATATCTTCAGAATATTTGCTTCTCTGCTACTTCTAATACTTTGCTCTTTTTTGGTGCAACTAGTCATTGAAACATTAATGAGTAAAAATAATATTAATATCAGGTTTCCTGATAAGGTCCGCAAAATATTTTTTCCCGATTTAATCATCAATATCCTCCGAATAAAACTGCAGCTACAATAAAATCCATTAACAGAATTAGTATTGAAGAATAAACAACACTCAAGGTCGCTACTTTACCAACCCCTTCTGCTCCACCTTCGGTACGACTACCACAATAACAGGCAATAGAAGTTATCACTAAACCAAAGAAAAAAGCTTTTACCAGACCACCCCATAAATCCATCGGTCTGAAATAGTTTTTCATATTAACAAAAAAGGTATAAGCATTCAGATCATACTTGAGTTTGGAGACAAAGAAAGCTGAGACAATACCGATAAGGTTAGCATAGATTGTTAACAGAGGCAGTATTATTATTCCGGCAATAATTCTGGGTAGATAGAGGTAATCGTTAGGATCAACACCCATACTTTTCATGGCATCAATCTGTTCGCTGACCTTCATAGTGCCTATCTCTGCTGCTATTGCAGCACCGATCTTACCGGATAACACTAAAGCAGTTAGAACAGGAGCCAGTTCAGTCATTGTTGATTTCCCCACCATAACGCCTATCAAGCTTTGGGGTATGTATCCGCGAGTTTGATATGATGCTTGAACGGCAGTGACTAATCCGGTAAATCCTGAAGTAACTGTAATCAGAAGTAAAGAATCATAACCCATTTTTCTCAATTGTTTAGTAAACTCGTAAAACCGGTTAAAGATTTTAGGTATTTTTGAGAGCACTGTCAGAGTAAATGAGATATAACTCCCCAATTGATAAATACTATTGATGATTAGTGAATTATAGATCATAGATGTTCTTGTTTTTCCAAATCAGTAAATGCTGTATTATCTTCAACAAATCTCATTTCTATCTCACCGGTTTTTCCATGACGGTTCTTTGCTATGATAATATTGGCTCTATCGGCATTTTCTTCTGTCTTTTTATATTTTGCTTCTCGATATATAAACATTACTAAATCTGCATCCTGCTCGATTGCTCCAGACTCTCTAAGATCTGAAAGTCGTGGTCTTTTATCTTCTCTGTTTTCCAGAGCACGGTTGAGCTGGGAAAGGGCAATAACAGGCACCTGTAGCTCTTTTGCCAAGATCTTCATACTTCGTGATATTTCAGAAATTTCCTGCTGCCTGTTCTCAACATTTCGTCTGGAAGATGCCATTAATTGCATATAGTCAATTATTATCAATCCTAAACCATCTTGCTCGGCTTTTAATCTTCTTGCTTTTGCTCTTAGATCTAGAGGAGAATTAGTACCGACATCATCTAAAAAAATATCTAATTTGCTGATCTTTTCCGCTTGTTCTATGATCCCTCTTCTCTTATGCTGATCTAGACCATGACCGGTTAACATGTTATCCATCGAGACCATAGATTTTGTGCTGATCATACGGAGTAAAACCTCTTCCACAGACATCTCCATAGTGAAAATTCCAACTTTGGTATTCTGCCGGAGAGCAGTATTCAGGGCAATATTTAAAGCAAAAGCCGATTTCCCCATACCGGGTCTGGCAGCTATTACTATTAACTGACCCGGTCTGAAGCTTCCGATAACTCTGTCGAGAGTATGAAAACCGGTTGTAACACCAATACCCAGCCCACCTTTTTTCATGATCTCTTCTATATGCTCAAGAACCTCGGTCATCCGGTCTCCGGTCTTTACAAAACCCTGTATTTTAGAAGACTCAGTGATCTTGAAGATAGCATTCTCAGCATAATCGATCAGGTCTTCTGTTGAGAATTCACCTTCATAACTCTTTTCTACTATCTTGTTAGCTGTTAAAATTAACTCTCGAAGCAGATATTTATCAGTAATGATTTTTGTGTGAAATTCAAAGTGAGCACCACTGACTACACAATCATAGATATCTGATAAGTACTCTTTACCCCCAGCTTTTTCTAAATTGCCACTGCTTTCTAAATGATTTTGTAGAGTAATCAAATCAATGGACATTTGATTCTCAAAAAGAGCTCTCA
It includes:
- a CDS encoding LysM peptidoglycan-binding domain-containing protein, with the translated sequence MAGYSFIYDDSSKWGIIYRANRDQITDPNLIYVDQVLKIPRGLPDTWKVYRGESLWRIASYPEVYGKGIEWPRIYRENRDQIQDPDLIYPNQIFRIPRD
- a CDS encoding HDIG domain-containing protein; the encoded protein is MKHSWIFIILICSIIISYLFFVLHRNSYDILGYSYKVGQIADRDVIAPFTFTVYKSAETRAQEQEIIDTTIEPIYRISDEIKYNVIQRVDVFMESLALLDLQDYTKTNNYLSRQFGFSLTPEMLNTLTDQNKKLLLYEHLIQSFNRVMDIGVYDEEVSLQTIQLVRNDDVRRYSLDRLYSPSEVSARIINDMPDQQLKIILAQILHYFVDYNIVIDVDRMNRLRQEAYQVIDPVLTEVLENEEIIRKNRRITETDLRKLDALSNAYREYIQESELPDILLSTIAYFLLSMLLILSGYLFFRVAIKEHFKDIRHTTIYAILILITCLFAFVVAMFPVLHILIFPFSMSVFIFALIFSPLGGFIFNIVAYFLILPFFNWNIIDTSIIFLATMLIIVVMTKMKDSHDFIPLSIYIIFSFFISLSVIALVTSLSGEEFLLFFVYGIISCAISITGMVLISPIIEKRLNLATKMILLELLDTNNPILKRMAIEAPGTFHHSITVGILAESAAEAIGANPLLARVASYYHDIGKLENPYIFIENNSDATKIHDDMESYESAANIKNHVLEGLSLAKKNRLPEQVIDIIKQHHGDSKVAYFYNKAKEKNTTIEDETIYRYYGPKPQTKEAALVMIADIVESTAKSQMHQHTEESLKKIINDTIQRLILEEQLSETPITLRELEITKSYMLPIIIGIYRKRIEYPEYQTNQ
- the ybeY gene encoding rRNA maturation RNase YbeY encodes the protein MSIRNIKLINKTTYSVDRKVFIKLLDSIAQYEKELEGKDIDVCLVGEREIKSLNKRFFGRDTVTDVLTFHSEFALLPYLGEIVINIESIMKERDSGNLEELNRVFIHGVLHLLGFDHINTEAGKQMSDKESFLLKNLN
- a CDS encoding hemolysin family protein; its protein translation is MFSDLNYLKILGFLFLSAYFSGSETAFFSIGKIQQKKLEMQHDHSSNRTLRLLNKPRQLLITILLGNTIVNVAASSIAAVITVTYAQHFWPDKQIPIWMLILSMVIMTILLVFFGEITPKLFAISHAERFAKYSGFFIELLKYIFYPIIQLLVIISKLFSIKVDHFSDAHTNFTTEDLKNLLDSKSRYHPLNDSEKKIISGIFKFTSTETKKIMVPRVDIKGVSIEESIESISEQIINSGYSRLPVYNKNIDDMVGIIYAKDIILNPDNQTIDKLLRKPIFVTENTKIQTLLNLFRARKTHMAIVVDEYGGTSGLITLEDILEELVGEIVDEYDQEIPHLNRLSENEFLASGMLNITDLNEELNLNIDADKYDNLAAFLYDKFNRVPNIEEKIEYNEQALFIIASVKGQRIESVRIILYKDEEFEF
- a CDS encoding DUF3108 domain-containing protein; amino-acid sequence: MKSLSFKTLLLIVLILSISGGDLLFSADEVVDTNIQFTFAIRYLGLKVADVRLNDTRTQNEGRIDVIAKSVSLGNILFKINNKYSVEYQRDYIPYSYSKSIEQKNFTQEKTTLWFPLEKRMEIKVDNTLASHFHYEEEQFHDFFSALLYIRDHIVSKEPQDIYIYANSNFWVAQISKLGEDKIGKRNTIKYSINFQQSSNNQKQRSDVLTNNIIKEDNTLYLWFTDDDERLPLQAEYDTSPFSVFWTLESYEISSPISYQNRNFE
- a CDS encoding VanZ family protein; this translates as MLEGNQKKKFLTILFVFWCVIIFLLSVVPTDETPLSSITFIDKIAHFLQYLIFALLYYFMRSYQQRSAEKIIRELIFLSIIISITNEFIQIPIPGREFCLLDIAANFIGFLVVIIYLIMRTKKKKWLRNERNEK
- a CDS encoding ATP phosphoribosyltransferase regulatory subunit, translated to MRNNYIPLTDVWKWRFVEETIHSVMSFFNYNEARPPILISNDVIKKIYYSFSDKKGLDNLISKLYQIESEEKLSLRPDGTVTYLSQYKKLSDDRSINRIYYIGPMFHRSNSESASDGQFHQFGAEALGSSSYIIDVEVIRLGLNIFKKFGLTDVKLELSSFGCEVCRPSYIKELTHYWKGLDNKLCKKCSTDYTPYKIESADCKNCQNLWEKSPSIFDYLCKDCQENFGLIKRALANLMITYTINPKIKMNFEYYNQIVFRYRTVNNKKNHYIGSGGRYDYLAKSITGKVLPAIGLSSNTEELISLLEEKKLFPEQTNLFKVYIMATHLDLEITLLQIVQELHDNNIKVIIGTTESNYHNQLKVAQNDGSSLMIVIDNEMIREGKATIYNLVKNHKEIINISDILKNVLRLKKALSNDVY
- a CDS encoding Rid family detoxifying hydrolase, with translation MKAIHTYGAPTAIGPYSQATFKKGFLFISGQIGIDPATGQLGKSFEAQADQIFTSLSNILNAANMSFRNVVKVTIFIEDLMNFESLNKIYARNFSEPYPARETVQVSRLPLNAALEISLIACDL
- the dapA gene encoding 4-hydroxy-tetrahydrodipicolinate synthase, producing the protein MLQGSIVALVTPFKNNDIDYNAVDRLLDFHLESKTDGILLSGTTGESPTLAGDEKEYFVRYVIQKLAGKIPVMVGTGTNNLSKTIAETLKAQQLGADYALVITPYYNKPTQKGMYYFFKKVYEETDIPLVIYNVPGRTSINITAETVIRLAEDCERIVAIKEASGNIAQITKIIKYAPKDFSLLSGEDMLNLPIMCCGGKGTVSVTANIVPSLMSKLINLCLKGDYEKAKAIHLDLLELNQVLFIETNPIPVKEALHLMGYIEREIRLPLYFLESENLQKVEEVLKKLELIK